The Calothrix sp. PCC 7507 DNA segment AAGGAGTTGTTTTCCAAATCAACCCTAGGCTAACGGTGATAGACTTAACGCACCGCATACCACCACAAAACATTGTTGCAGCTAGGTTTTGTTTGATGAATGCTTACCCCTATTTCCCAGAGGGGACAGTGCATGTCGCGGTGGTAGATCCCGGCGTGGGAAGTGGTAGAAGGGCGATCGCTGTAGAATTTGCTCAAGGATTTTTGGTGGGGCCAGATAATGGCATTTTCAGTGGGGTACTCAGTCAAAGTCCGGCAATTAGCGCCGTGGAACTTACAAATCTTAATTATTGGCGAACTCCTCAAGCAAGTAAAACTTTTCACGGTAGAGATATCTTTGCACCAGTGGGAGCTAATCTGGCCAGTGGAGTCCCTCTCCCACAGCTAGGAAGAGAAATTGATCCTGCAACCTTGGTGAGTTTGGATATAGACAATTATCAGGTGACAACCACCGGGGTTGTGGGTTGCGTTC contains these protein-coding regions:
- a CDS encoding S-adenosyl-l-methionine hydroxide adenosyltransferase family protein, with translation MFKQQINQPRVLTLLSDFGDRDVYVGVMKGVVFQINPRLTVIDLTHRIPPQNIVAARFCLMNAYPYFPEGTVHVAVVDPGVGSGRRAIAVEFAQGFLVGPDNGIFSGVLSQSPAISAVELTNLNYWRTPQASKTFHGRDIFAPVGANLASGVPLPQLGREIDPATLVSLDIDNYQVTTTGVVGCVQYVDHFGNLISNIPGIYLQGKTWYVQAAGLKISGCETYSDVGMGEAIALVGSHGWVEIAINGGNAHLRLEINLQDPVEVISY